A stretch of the Massilia sp. W12 genome encodes the following:
- a CDS encoding succinylglutamate desuccinylase: MSTLPQAVAALAGGDLDWFAARFAAQGLSSNQAGPGMLQINCGKDGAPAVLLSVGVHGDETGPLELLALLLEELSSGAPQLAADVLLVVGNVAAIAAGKRFIDADLNRMFKSARGDLEGSSEAARADQMMAATRAFFEGRSGARWHLDLHTAIRPSLYPAFAIVPELIQEQARSALWRFLSLGGIGAIIRNPQPSGTYSYFSSEHCGAAGSTLELGRVGVLGQNDLQQFDAMRAALADLLRGTLQLPAECSAHLYRLAQEIIKRSADFKMSFDKQTQNFSALPQGALIAEDGAHRYTVQHAEERVVFPNPDVRIGLRAGLMVVREV; the protein is encoded by the coding sequence TTGAGCACGCTGCCGCAAGCAGTCGCGGCCTTGGCCGGCGGCGACCTCGACTGGTTTGCCGCCCGCTTTGCCGCACAAGGCCTGAGCAGCAATCAGGCCGGCCCCGGCATGCTGCAGATCAACTGCGGCAAGGACGGCGCGCCGGCGGTCTTGCTCTCGGTCGGCGTGCACGGCGACGAAACCGGGCCGCTGGAATTGCTGGCGCTGCTGCTGGAAGAACTCTCCAGCGGCGCGCCGCAATTGGCGGCGGATGTTTTGCTGGTGGTCGGCAATGTGGCGGCAATCGCCGCCGGCAAACGCTTCATCGACGCTGATTTGAACCGCATGTTCAAAAGCGCGCGCGGCGACCTGGAAGGCAGCAGCGAAGCGGCGCGCGCCGATCAGATGATGGCCGCCACGCGCGCCTTCTTTGAGGGCAGAAGCGGGGCGCGCTGGCATTTGGATTTGCACACCGCGATCCGGCCATCGCTGTATCCGGCGTTTGCCATCGTGCCTGAGCTGATTCAAGAGCAGGCGCGCAGCGCATTGTGGCGCTTTTTAAGCCTGGGCGGCATCGGCGCCATTATCCGCAACCCGCAGCCATCCGGCACCTACAGTTATTTCAGTTCGGAACACTGCGGCGCGGCTGGCAGCACGCTGGAATTGGGCCGCGTTGGCGTGCTGGGGCAAAATGATTTGCAGCAATTCGACGCCATGCGCGCCGCGCTGGCGGATTTATTGCGCGGCACGCTGCAATTGCCGGCTGAATGCAGCGCCCACCTGTACCGCCTGGCGCAGGAAATCATCAAGCGCTCAGCGGATTTCAAGATGAGCTTTGACAAGCAGACGCAAAATTTCAGCGCACTGCCGCAAGGCGCCTTGATCGCCGAAGACGGCGCGCACCGCTACACCGTGCAACATGCGGAAGAACGGGTGGTGTTTCCGAATCCGGATGTGCGGATCGGGTTGCGTGCGGGCTTGATGGTGGTGCGGGAAGTTTGA
- a CDS encoding helix-turn-helix transcriptional regulator produces MRQASTLISRMDSLLKHRIVEILRAGWRQRDLADAVSKSQAAVSKWSSGELASISAENAQALARLTGFRAEWIMHGHGEKYLPGGPVLPAEPGRNMQRYKRAMDENARHQQNDVVLNKQLQTWFEQVAQHDQSLSTLLQAWQMFDAETRSAMAEVAKMASLARPPQVKRALRQAQQQLSSTPESLALALTMPEIVLLRVFRAAAMDVRLMLVDAILEHGHGYQMQQMRVTNPPPVPNTSENLSPVELRLVTAMRSMRREDRLAVEDLVQAQAREMPSLWPCEGEQTLSSKVSGM; encoded by the coding sequence ATGCGTCAGGCCTCTACCCTTATCTCCCGCATGGACAGTTTGCTCAAACATCGAATCGTCGAAATTTTACGCGCCGGCTGGCGGCAGCGTGATCTTGCTGATGCTGTCTCGAAATCACAGGCGGCTGTGTCGAAGTGGTCGAGCGGAGAATTGGCGTCAATTTCGGCAGAAAATGCCCAGGCGCTGGCGCGCCTCACAGGTTTCCGCGCTGAATGGATTATGCATGGGCATGGGGAGAAATATTTGCCAGGCGGCCCGGTTTTGCCGGCTGAACCCGGGCGTAATATGCAGCGCTACAAGCGTGCAATGGATGAAAACGCAAGGCATCAGCAAAATGATGTGGTGCTGAATAAGCAATTGCAAACCTGGTTTGAACAGGTGGCTCAGCATGATCAGAGTCTGAGCACGCTGCTGCAGGCTTGGCAAATGTTTGATGCCGAGACGCGCAGCGCAATGGCGGAGGTGGCGAAAATGGCTTCCCTGGCGCGTCCGCCGCAAGTTAAGCGGGCATTGCGCCAAGCGCAGCAACAATTAAGCAGTACCCCGGAGTCGCTGGCGTTGGCACTGACTATGCCTGAAATTGTGCTGTTGCGTGTGTTCCGGGCGGCTGCAATGGATGTGCGTTTGATGTTGGTGGATGCGATTTTAGAGCATGGGCACGGCTATCAAATGCAGCAAATGCGGGTGACCAACCCACCTCCGGTTCCCAATACATCAGAGAATCTTTCGCCTGTGGAATTGCGCCTCGTTACGGCCATGCGCAGCATGCGGCGTGAAGATCGGCTGGCGGTTGAAGATCTGGTGCAGGCGCAAGCGCGTGAGATGCCAAGTTTGTGGCCATGCGAAGGCGAACAAACGCTTTCCAGCAAAGTTTCCGGGATGTAA